The Perca fluviatilis chromosome 18, GENO_Pfluv_1.0, whole genome shotgun sequence genomic interval CCTCGGCTGCTACATCTTTGGCCTGTGTGGCATGTTCACCATCGCCGCCATCAGCATAATCCGCTACCTGAAGACCTGCCACAGATCGGTTTACggttagttgttgttgttgttgtttgaaaGGATGTTGACAAAGGGTTCAAGGGCAGCATAgataaaattattttaattatttaggaCATTGTTTGGTAGTTTTACAACAAATAATCGTTCTCTAAAGCTTTCCACAAAGCCCGTCATGCTCCATATAAGACTTTTTATGTGTAGGTGAAGCGAAGTAAGGCAGGGCGTTGCATAACCTTTTTACTTACTTAACTTGCTCTTTCTTCCTTATGTCAAGATGGCAGAAGTTGCATCAGAATGCATCGTTGCTTTATGCTTCAGTAACTATTTTTAGAAGGCACAAATGTCATATTAAACTAGAATTTCTGTGTAAATGTCTGTGCATAAATATCCACATTAATGATGTTACCGTGATAGAGCCAGATGTTGACAGAACTGATGTGTCTCCTGCtgggtttgttttttctgtaaTCATATAGCTTGACATTtacttttcttaaaaaaattacacttaataaaaataataatttgttaaaaataacacattaaaaaacaatgtactgtacatgaccAAAAAAAGGATTCTGCATTAATTTCACTCACTTTAGTCACAAAGGAGAAACAAAGATAAAAGCAGAGAGATGAgtcaaataaagttttttttttttttttaaagaaattgttcGACGTTTTGTGAAAAATTGTCAAGTGAAGTGTATTGTCTTTCTTGCTGAGATTTagttgagaagattgataccactctcatgtctgtatggaAAAATGATGCTAcaaccagcagccagttagcttagcacaaggACTGTAAACACGGGGAAATAGCAAGCCTGGCTCCGtccaaatgtaacaaaatctgcctaccagctcctcaaaagctcactaattaaaatgttatattgtttgttaaatattgatttaaaaaaaacaacaacctttggacagagccaggctagctatttcccccgtttccagtcttcatgctCAGCTAAGCTAAATGGCTgatggctgtagcttcatatttccACACGAAAGTCAATCTTGTGTGAATAAGCAAACTTGCCAAAATGTTGAACCGTTCCTTTAGGCACTAAGGCAGCTGAGACATTGAATGTATACAATATGTAACTCAGCAGTAACACTATTAGATAACTAAGTGGGTTTTTTTTCACAGCTGTGTGGCTGAAAGGACCTAACATCAAGATAGCGTGCTGTTCCACCTGGCTCATCGCTGCTGTGTGGTCCAGCTTCCCTCTGTTTGGCTGGGGCGAGTACGTCCCTGAGCCGTACGGACTGTCGTGCACCGTCGCCTGGAGGGGTTATCATACCTCAGCCAAAGATGCTTTCTATGTCATCTGCTCCTTCGCCTGCTTCACAATGGTTCCTATCCTCCTCATCGTGGTGTCCCAGTGTCAGATCCTCTACGAGGTGTCTCGCTTCTCCCACTTGCTGTCTGCGAGACACATCCGCAACAACTTGCGATATGCTGAAAAACAACTGTCCGTGGTGAGCAAACGCAGGTTTTTTGGGGGGCTACTTCCTTGCCAGGAGCAGTGACTACCAGAAAtctaggtatatatatatatgaggacttttttttttattgttttatttttttttagaattgattttattatgcAAGTACAACGAAAAACAGAGAGGCACACAACCTGGTCAACCTGGTTTCCAGTCCAAGTCCATCCAAGTGTTAACCAGTGTTAAACAATATCCTCTTTACCCCCTATATATGAGGACTTGAGACATACTCTTGGACTTGACTGCTTTAAAACTTGACTCATTTGAGATTTGATTTGACTCTCTATCAATTTGTTTGAGACTCaagtagaaaacaaaaacaacaacaaaagtctCAGGTTTTAACCTGGTAAGAAAAGACATGATGGGACTTTCTCTAAACAACTTGAGACATGATtggagacttgacttggactttcCCCAAAAGAATCTGAAAACAGCTCTGGCGTCAGTGCTAATACTACAATAGGGTACTTAAtttaatatctttttttgttattattctaCTTCATTCGATAACCATCATGTGAATGGAAGCATACAgttgtgtaaaatgtattctGTGGGCTCAActtcaccacaccacacactgtaTGGGTTGTAGTTGCTGTGGTAGTGGGCCAATCACACGTTGCAATAGAAGAACACTTCGCAGTGATTGGCTACAgcaaaatatataatgtataaactGTACTATTATTTAGATAAAATTAGAAATGATCTCTGGTGGACACATTTTGTAATAGAGACAgtcaagggtgtaactttggtgTGAGAAGTAGTGGGGACACAAAATAgtgggtctgggggtcctctgccaaaaaaaggttttatatTTTAATCATATTTCATGCATTTCTACATAGGTTAGGGACTATGATGATACAAAATCTGGTAAATAATTAAGTTGATCGTAATTATAGATTCTTCCAGAAaataagaaaggaaaaagatgtcttactttctttattgtttaaaataggggCAGATCACCGAGACTTATAAATcaaataatatcaaacaaatttgaaagtgggggggcggggggggggacgTTATCCAGTACTTCACTTAGAGAGAGCAAAGATTAGATGCTCTTGTTGCTCTTGTGGACAGTCTCCTAGGAAACCAGCTGTATGGGACTACAGCTCTCTGTTACTAGTGTGCATCATGAGAAATGATTCATTAAGTTTCAAATTTTTACAGCGCGATGACGTTTCCAGTGTAATCTTCTGAAATTTGTTACTTCCTCTTCCAGATGTTTTTCTGCATCAGCCTGGGTTTTATAATTGCCTGGGCGCCGTACACTATTGTGTCCTTCCTCTTCATTTTCCACAAGGGGAGCCAGTACATGGCTCCTGAGAGCTTTGTGTTCCCCGCCCTCTTCGCCAAAAGCTCCCACATCTACAACCCGTTCAtctacttttactttaacaaGCTTTTCCAAAAGGAGCTTCGCTGCCTGCTCCTCTCTTTCTGGCCCAGGTCGGGAGGAAACCAAGTGGGCGTCGACATTGCCGAAGTCCACCAATATCCCATCCACATTCAGCTCCAGGAAAGAGGCTGCGTCCAAAAGAAGAATGTTGATTTATCTCGGGTCATAACTCACAGCAAGAGCAagagcaaagaaaaagaaaaagaaaaagacaaagaatcGCACGCCAACAGCAATCATGTCCTGAGCAGGCCGGTGTATGCCTGCTGGGGGACCACAGCGAAGAATGCCCCCACCATCTAGGACAATAAACCTGCCAAAGgcaccctgtctgtctctctatgaACTCTGACTGTCACTGTCAGTGTCGATACAGAGACaggtacggtggccctgaaggtcaaaacacaaaagcatttCACAAAACACTCtgaaatttcacaaaactgaACAACATTTCAccaaacacaacagcaaagCAAATAACAAAACGGCATTTGGTGAGACCCAAACCAGAAAAGGTAGGTACGTGTTGGACAATGATTCCTTGTTGCTGATTGGATGCACTGGCTGTCAGTCTGTGACAAACTGaaattcttctttttcttttggatttaaatgtacattgtgtaattttttgagttgattcttagcaaaaacccctttgttctttcacaaatatgtactcattcatgtgtaattacttccaccaactaatcaaagtattctcgtaagcgtggaatctgacattcagaatacatacgggCGAGTTGCTCGAATGACGGCCcgcatgttgcgcctccatctttaaaatacattagccaaagagggccatacctccgcatttcgccctcttacacctatggcaccgtgacgaatgccagggggagattactcgccagggaagcgaaaaagagaattaaaacggcaacgcgacaggcaaagcaacaagaccaaagttaatattggagtagctagaacagctgcgtgtaaatgatggagagagctaatttcgggttcgcccaccgtaggaggaagggctacaaagtaatattcagttggttgtcatatacaatttcaccgctagatgggagaaattcttacacaatgtagctttaaggcagactgtaaagtaagtaagtaagtaaaatttatttgtatagcacatttcacagataaaaatcacaaagtgcttcacaacgaaatgcaattcaacacaagaagtcacaatacgagcacattgaaatacaaacagaaaatataacaaacaaccataGAAACTGGTGCCCTGAAGGCtcagggatggatggatggatggatggatggatggatggatggatagatacagacagacagacagacagacagacattgtaCACAGGCTCACTGCCCAGAGGCCATCAATTCCTACCAGGGTCTCAGTCATGATAACACCAATAAATGTAGATAAAATGAACACTAAATTAACCACCCAAAACCAAAATATAGATAACAAATGCACACCCAAATCATTAATAAAACCTTATAAAAAACATCAACTAGGACGGGAACTGTTCA includes:
- the opn8c gene encoding opsin 8, group member c isoform X1, with product MALNSSGDNRTVSAFTSKLTPAADICVGLVILFVVLLSVLGNGLVLVICYRRRKKMVGSELLCVNLAVVDFLCCICFYPLSILSSFHHGWLGENITCVYYGLGCYIFGLCGMFTIAAISIIRYLKTCHRSVYAVWLKGPNIKIACCSTWLIAAVWSSFPLFGWGEYVPEPYGLSCTVAWRGYHTSAKDAFYVICSFACFTMVPILLIVVSQCQILYEVSRFSHLLSARHIRNNLRYAEKQLSVMFFCISLGFIIAWAPYTIVSFLFIFHKGSQYMAPESFVFPALFAKSSHIYNPFIYFYFNKLFQKELRCLLLSFWPRSGGNQVGVDIAEVHQYPIHIQLQERGCVQKKNVDLSRVITHSKSKSKEKEKEKDKESHANSNHVLSRPVYACWGTTAKNAPTI
- the opn8c gene encoding opsin 8, group member c isoform X2, translating into MALNSSGDNRTVSAFTSKLTPAADICVGLVILFVGNGLVLVICYRRRKKMVGSELLCVNLAVVDFLCCICFYPLSILSSFHHGWLGENITCVYYGLGCYIFGLCGMFTIAAISIIRYLKTCHRSVYAVWLKGPNIKIACCSTWLIAAVWSSFPLFGWGEYVPEPYGLSCTVAWRGYHTSAKDAFYVICSFACFTMVPILLIVVSQCQILYEVSRFSHLLSARHIRNNLRYAEKQLSVMFFCISLGFIIAWAPYTIVSFLFIFHKGSQYMAPESFVFPALFAKSSHIYNPFIYFYFNKLFQKELRCLLLSFWPRSGGNQVGVDIAEVHQYPIHIQLQERGCVQKKNVDLSRVITHSKSKSKEKEKEKDKESHANSNHVLSRPVYACWGTTAKNAPTI